The proteins below come from a single Microtus pennsylvanicus isolate mMicPen1 chromosome 13, mMicPen1.hap1, whole genome shotgun sequence genomic window:
- the Best4 gene encoding bestrophin-4, with the protein MTVSYTLKVAEARFGAFSGLLLRWRGSIYKLLYKEFLLFGALYAVLSITYRLLLTQEQKHIYAQVARYCNRSADLIPLSFVLGFYVTLVVNRWWSQYTSIPLPDQLMCVISACVHGVDQSGRLLRRTLIRYANLASVLVLRSVSTRVLKRFPTMEHVVDAGFMSQEERKKFESLKSDFNKYWVPCVWFTNLAAQARRDGRIRDDIALCLILEELNKYRAKCSMLFHYDWISIPLVYTQVVTIAVYSFFALSLVGRQFVEPETGVAESGKESSPALGDLDMFVPLTTLLQFFFYAGWLKVAEQLINPFGEDDDDFETNQLIDRNLQVSLLSVDDMYQNLPPAEKDQYWDEAQPQPPYTVATAAESLRPSFLGSTFNLRMSDDPEQCLQVETSPRSDLPAPSTQTPLLGRFLGTGALSPAVSLRNFGRTRGAPRTPHVLRLRTELGGEEAASRIDEAEESGDEALEP; encoded by the exons ATGACGGTGTCCTACACTCTCAAGGTGGCAGAGGCGCGCTTTGGAGCCTTCTCCGGCCTGCTCCTCCGCTGGAGGGGCAGCATCTACAAGCTCTTGTACAAGGAGTTCCTGCTCTTTGGTGCCTTGTATGCTGTACTCAGCATCACATACCG GCTGTTGCTGACCCAGGAGCAGAAGCATATTTATGCCCAGGTGGCCCGATACTGCAACCGCTCAGCAGACCTCATCCCCCTGTCCTTTGTGTTGG GTTTCTACGTGACTTTGGTGGTGAACCGATGGTGGTCTCAGTACACAAGCATTCCACTGCCGGACCAGTTAATGTGTGTCATCTCAGCCTGTGTGCACGGTGTGGACCAGAGTGGCCGTTTACTACGCCGAACTCTCATCCGCTATGCCAACCTGGCATCCGTGCTGGTGCTGCGTTCCGTGAGCACCCGTGTGCTCAAGCGCTTCCCCACTATGGAGCACGTGGTGGATGCAG GTTTCATGTctcaggaagagaggaaaaagtttGAGAGCTTGAAATCTGATTTTAACAAGTACTGGGTCCCTTGCGTCTGGTTCACTAACCTCGCCGCGCAGGCCCGCAGGGATGGACGAATTCGTGATGACATCGCTCTCTGTCTCATACTGGAA GAGCTGAACAAGTATCGTGCCAAGTGCAGCATGCTCTTTCACTATGACTGGATCAGCATCCCCCTTGTCTACACCCAG GTGGTGACGATAGCTGTATATTCCTTCTTTGCCCTTTCCCTGGTGGGCCGACAGTTTGTGGAGCCAGAAACGGGGGTTGCCGAATCTGGGAAGGAgtcctctccagccctgggggaCCTGGACATGTTCGTGCCTCTTACCACATTGCTGCAGTTTTTCTTTTATGCTGGTTGGCTCAAG GTAGCTGAACAGCTCATTAACCCCTTTGGTGAGGATGACGATGACTTTGAGACCAACCAGCTCATAGACCGAAACTTGCAG GTGTCCCTGCTCTCTGTGGATGATATGTACCAGAACCTGCCTCCTGCCGAGAAGGATCAGTACTGGGATGAGGCCCAACCTCAGCCACCCTATACGGTGGCCACAGCCGCTGAGTCGCTGCGTCCTTCCTTTCTGGGATCCACCTTCAACCTGCG CATGAGCGACGACCCTGAGCAGTGCCTGCAGGTGGAGACGTCCCCAAGGTCCGACCTGCCGGCACCCTCCACGCAGACCCCGCTGCTGGGCCGCTTCCTGGGCACAGGAGCACTGTCACCAGCTGTAAGCCTGCGGAACTTCGGCCGAACGCGCGGTGCCCCCAGGACCCCGCACGTGCTTCGCTTGCGGACCGAGTTGGGTGGCGAAGAGGCTGCAAGCCGTATAGATGAGGCGGAGGAATCTGGGGATGAAGCCCTGGAACCTTGA
- the Rps8 gene encoding small ribosomal subunit protein eS8: MGISRDNWHKRRKTGGKRKPYHKKRKYELGRPAANTKIGPRRIHTVRVRGGNKKYRALRLDVGNFSWGSECCTRKTRIIDVVYNASNNELVRTKTLVKNCIVLIDSTPYRQWYESHYALPLGRKKGAKLTPEEEEILNKKRSKKIQKKYDERKKNAKISSLLEEQFQQGKLLACIASRPGQCGRADGYVLEGKELEFYLRKIKARKGK, from the exons ATGG GCATCTCTCGGGACAACTGGCACAAGCGCCGCAAGACCGGGGGCAAGAGAAAGCCCTACCACAAGAAGCGGAAGTATGAGCTGGGACGGCCTGCGGCTAACACTAAG ATTGGCCCTCGTCGCATCCACACGGTCCGTGTGCGAGGAGGCAATAAGAAGTACCGTGCCCTAAGATTGGATGTGGGGAACTTTTCCTGGGGTTCTGAGT GCTGTACTCGCAAGACAAGGATCATTGATGTCGTCTACAATGCGTCCAATAACGAGCTGGTCCGCACCAAGACTCTGGTCAAGAACTGCATCGTGCTCATTGACAGCACCCCGTACCGACAGTGGTACGAGTCCCACTATGCACTGCCCCTGGGCCGCAAGAAGGGGGCCAAGCTG actcctgaggaggaagaaatattaaacaaaaaacgatcaaagaaaattcagaagaaatacgatgaaaggaaaaagaacgCCAAGATCAGcagtcttctggaggagcagttTCAGCAGGGCAAGCTTCTGG CCTGTATCGCCTCAAGACCAGGCCAGTGTGGCAGAGCAGATGGCTATGTGCTAGAAGGCAAGGAGCTGGAGTTCTATCTGAGGAAGATCAAAGCCCGGAAAGGCAAATAA
- the LOC142833870 gene encoding small ribosomal subunit protein eS27-like → MPLAKDLLHPSPEEEKRKHKKKRLVQSPNSYFMDVKCPGCYRITTVFSHAQTVVLCVGCSPVLCQPTGGKARLTEGCSFRRKQH, encoded by the coding sequence ATGCCTCTCGCAAAGGATCTCCTTCATCCCTCaccagaggaggaaaagaggaaacacaagaaaaagcgCCTGGTGCAGAGCCCCAATTCCTACTTTATGGATGTGAAGTGCCCAGGATGCTATAGAATCACCACGGTCTTTAGCCATGCACAGACGGTAGTCCTGTGTGTCGGCTGCTCCCCTGTCCTCTGTCAGCCTACAGGCGGGAAAGCAAGGCTGACAGAAGGATGCTCCTTCAGGAGGAAGCAGCACTGA
- the Kif2c gene encoding kinesin-like protein KIF2C isoform X2 — MESLHSRLFPGLSIKIQRSNGLIHSATISTVNLEKSCVSVEWTEGGNTKGKEIDIDDVVAINPELFQILPLHPKDNLPLQENVTVPKQKRRSVNSKIPAPKEGLRSRPTRRMSTVPEVRIATQENEMEVELPVTTNSRKQFSVATGLPRPSCPAVTELPLLMVSEEAEEQVHPTRSTSTANPGNPVRRKSCIVKEMEKMKNKREEKRAQNSEIRIKRAQEYDSSIPNWEFARMIKEFRVTMECHPLTVTDPIEEHRICVCVRKRPLNKQELAKKEIDVISVPSKCFLFVHEPKLKVDLTKYLENQAFCFDYAFDETASNEVVYRFTARPLVQTIFEGGKATCFAYGQTGSGKTHTMGGDLSGKSQNATKGIYAMASRDVFLLKSQPRYRNLDLEVYVTFFEIYNGKVFDLLNKKAKLRVLEDSKQQVQVVGLQEYLVNCADDVIKMINMGSACRTSGQTFANSNSSRSHACFQILLRAKGRLHGKFSLVDLAGNERGADTASADRQTRMEGAEINKSLLALKECIRALGQNKAHTPFRESKLTQVLRDSFIGENSRTCMIAMISPGISSCEYTLNTLRYADRVKELSPHSGPSGEQPIQMETEEMEASSNGTLAAVNFFKEEEELSSQMSSFNEAMTQIRELEERAMEELREIIQQGPSWLELSEMTDEPDYDLETFVNKAESALAQQTKHFSALREVIKSLRLAMQLEEQASKQINSKKWHQ, encoded by the exons ATGGAGTCGCTTCACTCCCGATTGTTTCCTGGTCTTTCCATCAAGATTCAACGGAGTAATG GCTTAATTCACAGTGCCACTATAAGCACAGTGAACTTGGAGAAATCCTGTGTTTCTGTGGAATGGACAGAAGGAGGTAACACAAAGGGCAAAGAG ATTGATATTGATGATGTGGTTGCAATAAACCCAGAACTCTTCCAGATTCTTCCCTTACACCCGAAGGACAATCTGCCACTGCAGGAAAATGTAACAGTCCCG aaGCAAAAACGCAGATCAGTCAACTCCAAAATTCCAGCTCCAAAAGAAG GTCTTCGAAGCCGTCCTACTCGTCGCATGTCCACTGTCCCAGAGGTTCGGATTGCCACTcaggaaaatgaaatggaggtgGAGCTGCCTGTGACTACAAACTCTCGCAAGCAGTTTTCAGTTGCCA CTGGCCTCCCTAGGCCCTCCTGCCCTGCAGTGACAGAATTACCGTTGTTGATGGTCAGCGAGGAGGCCGAAGAGCAAGTCCACCCCACCCGAAGCACGTCTACTGCAAACCCTGGGAATCCAG TTCGGAGGAAATCATGTATTGtgaaggaaatggaaaagatGAAGAACAAGCGGGAAGAGAAGAGGGCCCAGAACTCGGAAATAAGAATAAAGCGAGCTCAG gaatatGACAGCAGCATTCCAAACTGGGAATTTGCCCGGATGATTAAAGAATTCCGGGTTACTATGGAGTGTCACCCACTCACTGTGACTGATCCT ATCGAAGAGCACAGGATCTGCGTCTGTGTTAGGAAGCGCCCGCTGAATAAACAAG AACTGGCCAAGAAAGAAATCGATGTGATTTCTGTTCCCAGCAAATGTTTCCTCTTTGTACATGAACCAAAATTAAAAGTGGACTTGACAAAGTATCTGGAGAACCAGGCGTTCTGCTTCGACTATGCCTTTGATGAAACAGCTTCTAATGAAGTTGTCTACAG GTTCACAGCAAGGCCACTGGTACAGACGATTTTTGAAGGGGGAAAAGCAACCTGCTTTGCCTATGGGCAGACCGGCAGTGGGAAGACTCAC ACAATGGGTGGAGACTTGTCTGGTAAATCTCAGAATGCAACCAAAGGGATCTACGCAATGGCTT CCCGGGATGTCTTCCTTCTGAAGAGTCAGCCTCGCTACCGGAACTTGGATCTGGAAGTTTATGTGACGTTCTTCGAGATCTACAATGGGAAG GTGTTTGATCTGCTCAACAAGAAGGCCAAGTTACGTGTCCTGGAAGACAGCAAGCAGCAGGTGCAGGTGGTGGGACTGCAGGAATACCTGGTCAACTGTGCTGATGATGTCATCAAGATGATCAACATGGGCAGCGCCTGCAG GACTTCTGGACAGACGTTTGCCAACTCCAACTCCTCCCGCTCCCATGCCTGCTTCCAGATTCTTCTTCGAGCCAAAGGGAGGCTACATGGCAAATTCTCTTTGGTGGATCTGGCAGGGAATGAACGAGGAGCCGACACTGCCAGCGCTGACCGGCAGACTCGCATGGAGGGTGCAGAGATTAACAAGTCTCTCCTAGCTCTGAAG GAGTGCATCAGGGCACTGGGACAGAACAAGGCTCACACCCCGTTCCGCGAGAGCAAGCTGACACAGGTGCTGAGGGACTCCTTCATTGGGGAGAACTCGCGGACCTGCATG ATCGCCATGATCTCACCAGGCATCAGCTCTTGTGAATACACTTTAAACACGCTGAGATATGCAGACAG AGTCAAGGAACTGAGCCCCCACAGTGGGCCCAGTGGAGAGCAGCCGATTCAGATGGAGACGGAAGAGATGGAGGCCAGCTCTAACGGGACCTTGGCGGCCGTCAAT TTCttcaaggaagaggaggaactgTCTTCCCAGATGTCCAGCTTTAATGAAGCCATGACTCAGATCAGGGAGCTGGAAGAGAGGGCCATGGAGGAGCTCAGGGAGATCATACAG CAAGGACCAAGCTGGCTTGAGCTCTCAGAGATGACCGATGAGCCAGACTATGACCTGGAGACCTTTGTGAACAAAGCAGAATCTGCCCTGGCGCAGCAGACCAAGCACTTCTCAGCCCTGCGAG aaGTCATCAAGTCCCTGCGCCTGGCCATGCAGCTGGAAGAGCAGGctagcaaacaaataaacagcaagAAATGGCACCAGTGA
- the Kif2c gene encoding kinesin-like protein KIF2C isoform X1, with product MESLHSRLFPGLSIKIQRSNGEGRVLRPKGRKSGLIHSATISTVNLEKSCVSVEWTEGGNTKGKEIDIDDVVAINPELFQILPLHPKDNLPLQENVTVPKQKRRSVNSKIPAPKEGLRSRPTRRMSTVPEVRIATQENEMEVELPVTTNSRKQFSVATGLPRPSCPAVTELPLLMVSEEAEEQVHPTRSTSTANPGNPVRRKSCIVKEMEKMKNKREEKRAQNSEIRIKRAQEYDSSIPNWEFARMIKEFRVTMECHPLTVTDPIEEHRICVCVRKRPLNKQELAKKEIDVISVPSKCFLFVHEPKLKVDLTKYLENQAFCFDYAFDETASNEVVYRFTARPLVQTIFEGGKATCFAYGQTGSGKTHTMGGDLSGKSQNATKGIYAMASRDVFLLKSQPRYRNLDLEVYVTFFEIYNGKVFDLLNKKAKLRVLEDSKQQVQVVGLQEYLVNCADDVIKMINMGSACRTSGQTFANSNSSRSHACFQILLRAKGRLHGKFSLVDLAGNERGADTASADRQTRMEGAEINKSLLALKECIRALGQNKAHTPFRESKLTQVLRDSFIGENSRTCMIAMISPGISSCEYTLNTLRYADRVKELSPHSGPSGEQPIQMETEEMEASSNGTLAAVNFFKEEEELSSQMSSFNEAMTQIRELEERAMEELREIIQQGPSWLELSEMTDEPDYDLETFVNKAESALAQQTKHFSALREVIKSLRLAMQLEEQASKQINSKKWHQ from the exons ATGGAGTCGCTTCACTCCCGATTGTTTCCTGGTCTTTCCATCAAGATTCAACGGAGTAATGGTGAGGGCAGGGTCCTGAGGCCAAAGGGACGCAAGAGCG GCTTAATTCACAGTGCCACTATAAGCACAGTGAACTTGGAGAAATCCTGTGTTTCTGTGGAATGGACAGAAGGAGGTAACACAAAGGGCAAAGAG ATTGATATTGATGATGTGGTTGCAATAAACCCAGAACTCTTCCAGATTCTTCCCTTACACCCGAAGGACAATCTGCCACTGCAGGAAAATGTAACAGTCCCG aaGCAAAAACGCAGATCAGTCAACTCCAAAATTCCAGCTCCAAAAGAAG GTCTTCGAAGCCGTCCTACTCGTCGCATGTCCACTGTCCCAGAGGTTCGGATTGCCACTcaggaaaatgaaatggaggtgGAGCTGCCTGTGACTACAAACTCTCGCAAGCAGTTTTCAGTTGCCA CTGGCCTCCCTAGGCCCTCCTGCCCTGCAGTGACAGAATTACCGTTGTTGATGGTCAGCGAGGAGGCCGAAGAGCAAGTCCACCCCACCCGAAGCACGTCTACTGCAAACCCTGGGAATCCAG TTCGGAGGAAATCATGTATTGtgaaggaaatggaaaagatGAAGAACAAGCGGGAAGAGAAGAGGGCCCAGAACTCGGAAATAAGAATAAAGCGAGCTCAG gaatatGACAGCAGCATTCCAAACTGGGAATTTGCCCGGATGATTAAAGAATTCCGGGTTACTATGGAGTGTCACCCACTCACTGTGACTGATCCT ATCGAAGAGCACAGGATCTGCGTCTGTGTTAGGAAGCGCCCGCTGAATAAACAAG AACTGGCCAAGAAAGAAATCGATGTGATTTCTGTTCCCAGCAAATGTTTCCTCTTTGTACATGAACCAAAATTAAAAGTGGACTTGACAAAGTATCTGGAGAACCAGGCGTTCTGCTTCGACTATGCCTTTGATGAAACAGCTTCTAATGAAGTTGTCTACAG GTTCACAGCAAGGCCACTGGTACAGACGATTTTTGAAGGGGGAAAAGCAACCTGCTTTGCCTATGGGCAGACCGGCAGTGGGAAGACTCAC ACAATGGGTGGAGACTTGTCTGGTAAATCTCAGAATGCAACCAAAGGGATCTACGCAATGGCTT CCCGGGATGTCTTCCTTCTGAAGAGTCAGCCTCGCTACCGGAACTTGGATCTGGAAGTTTATGTGACGTTCTTCGAGATCTACAATGGGAAG GTGTTTGATCTGCTCAACAAGAAGGCCAAGTTACGTGTCCTGGAAGACAGCAAGCAGCAGGTGCAGGTGGTGGGACTGCAGGAATACCTGGTCAACTGTGCTGATGATGTCATCAAGATGATCAACATGGGCAGCGCCTGCAG GACTTCTGGACAGACGTTTGCCAACTCCAACTCCTCCCGCTCCCATGCCTGCTTCCAGATTCTTCTTCGAGCCAAAGGGAGGCTACATGGCAAATTCTCTTTGGTGGATCTGGCAGGGAATGAACGAGGAGCCGACACTGCCAGCGCTGACCGGCAGACTCGCATGGAGGGTGCAGAGATTAACAAGTCTCTCCTAGCTCTGAAG GAGTGCATCAGGGCACTGGGACAGAACAAGGCTCACACCCCGTTCCGCGAGAGCAAGCTGACACAGGTGCTGAGGGACTCCTTCATTGGGGAGAACTCGCGGACCTGCATG ATCGCCATGATCTCACCAGGCATCAGCTCTTGTGAATACACTTTAAACACGCTGAGATATGCAGACAG AGTCAAGGAACTGAGCCCCCACAGTGGGCCCAGTGGAGAGCAGCCGATTCAGATGGAGACGGAAGAGATGGAGGCCAGCTCTAACGGGACCTTGGCGGCCGTCAAT TTCttcaaggaagaggaggaactgTCTTCCCAGATGTCCAGCTTTAATGAAGCCATGACTCAGATCAGGGAGCTGGAAGAGAGGGCCATGGAGGAGCTCAGGGAGATCATACAG CAAGGACCAAGCTGGCTTGAGCTCTCAGAGATGACCGATGAGCCAGACTATGACCTGGAGACCTTTGTGAACAAAGCAGAATCTGCCCTGGCGCAGCAGACCAAGCACTTCTCAGCCCTGCGAG aaGTCATCAAGTCCCTGCGCCTGGCCATGCAGCTGGAAGAGCAGGctagcaaacaaataaacagcaagAAATGGCACCAGTGA
- the Kif2c gene encoding kinesin-like protein KIF2C isoform X3, translating into MIDIDDVVAINPELFQILPLHPKDNLPLQENVTVPKQKRRSVNSKIPAPKEGLRSRPTRRMSTVPEVRIATQENEMEVELPVTTNSRKQFSVATGLPRPSCPAVTELPLLMVSEEAEEQVHPTRSTSTANPGNPVRRKSCIVKEMEKMKNKREEKRAQNSEIRIKRAQEYDSSIPNWEFARMIKEFRVTMECHPLTVTDPIEEHRICVCVRKRPLNKQELAKKEIDVISVPSKCFLFVHEPKLKVDLTKYLENQAFCFDYAFDETASNEVVYRFTARPLVQTIFEGGKATCFAYGQTGSGKTHTMGGDLSGKSQNATKGIYAMASRDVFLLKSQPRYRNLDLEVYVTFFEIYNGKVFDLLNKKAKLRVLEDSKQQVQVVGLQEYLVNCADDVIKMINMGSACRTSGQTFANSNSSRSHACFQILLRAKGRLHGKFSLVDLAGNERGADTASADRQTRMEGAEINKSLLALKECIRALGQNKAHTPFRESKLTQVLRDSFIGENSRTCMIAMISPGISSCEYTLNTLRYADRVKELSPHSGPSGEQPIQMETEEMEASSNGTLAAVNFFKEEEELSSQMSSFNEAMTQIRELEERAMEELREIIQQGPSWLELSEMTDEPDYDLETFVNKAESALAQQTKHFSALREVIKSLRLAMQLEEQASKQINSKKWHQ; encoded by the exons ATG ATTGATATTGATGATGTGGTTGCAATAAACCCAGAACTCTTCCAGATTCTTCCCTTACACCCGAAGGACAATCTGCCACTGCAGGAAAATGTAACAGTCCCG aaGCAAAAACGCAGATCAGTCAACTCCAAAATTCCAGCTCCAAAAGAAG GTCTTCGAAGCCGTCCTACTCGTCGCATGTCCACTGTCCCAGAGGTTCGGATTGCCACTcaggaaaatgaaatggaggtgGAGCTGCCTGTGACTACAAACTCTCGCAAGCAGTTTTCAGTTGCCA CTGGCCTCCCTAGGCCCTCCTGCCCTGCAGTGACAGAATTACCGTTGTTGATGGTCAGCGAGGAGGCCGAAGAGCAAGTCCACCCCACCCGAAGCACGTCTACTGCAAACCCTGGGAATCCAG TTCGGAGGAAATCATGTATTGtgaaggaaatggaaaagatGAAGAACAAGCGGGAAGAGAAGAGGGCCCAGAACTCGGAAATAAGAATAAAGCGAGCTCAG gaatatGACAGCAGCATTCCAAACTGGGAATTTGCCCGGATGATTAAAGAATTCCGGGTTACTATGGAGTGTCACCCACTCACTGTGACTGATCCT ATCGAAGAGCACAGGATCTGCGTCTGTGTTAGGAAGCGCCCGCTGAATAAACAAG AACTGGCCAAGAAAGAAATCGATGTGATTTCTGTTCCCAGCAAATGTTTCCTCTTTGTACATGAACCAAAATTAAAAGTGGACTTGACAAAGTATCTGGAGAACCAGGCGTTCTGCTTCGACTATGCCTTTGATGAAACAGCTTCTAATGAAGTTGTCTACAG GTTCACAGCAAGGCCACTGGTACAGACGATTTTTGAAGGGGGAAAAGCAACCTGCTTTGCCTATGGGCAGACCGGCAGTGGGAAGACTCAC ACAATGGGTGGAGACTTGTCTGGTAAATCTCAGAATGCAACCAAAGGGATCTACGCAATGGCTT CCCGGGATGTCTTCCTTCTGAAGAGTCAGCCTCGCTACCGGAACTTGGATCTGGAAGTTTATGTGACGTTCTTCGAGATCTACAATGGGAAG GTGTTTGATCTGCTCAACAAGAAGGCCAAGTTACGTGTCCTGGAAGACAGCAAGCAGCAGGTGCAGGTGGTGGGACTGCAGGAATACCTGGTCAACTGTGCTGATGATGTCATCAAGATGATCAACATGGGCAGCGCCTGCAG GACTTCTGGACAGACGTTTGCCAACTCCAACTCCTCCCGCTCCCATGCCTGCTTCCAGATTCTTCTTCGAGCCAAAGGGAGGCTACATGGCAAATTCTCTTTGGTGGATCTGGCAGGGAATGAACGAGGAGCCGACACTGCCAGCGCTGACCGGCAGACTCGCATGGAGGGTGCAGAGATTAACAAGTCTCTCCTAGCTCTGAAG GAGTGCATCAGGGCACTGGGACAGAACAAGGCTCACACCCCGTTCCGCGAGAGCAAGCTGACACAGGTGCTGAGGGACTCCTTCATTGGGGAGAACTCGCGGACCTGCATG ATCGCCATGATCTCACCAGGCATCAGCTCTTGTGAATACACTTTAAACACGCTGAGATATGCAGACAG AGTCAAGGAACTGAGCCCCCACAGTGGGCCCAGTGGAGAGCAGCCGATTCAGATGGAGACGGAAGAGATGGAGGCCAGCTCTAACGGGACCTTGGCGGCCGTCAAT TTCttcaaggaagaggaggaactgTCTTCCCAGATGTCCAGCTTTAATGAAGCCATGACTCAGATCAGGGAGCTGGAAGAGAGGGCCATGGAGGAGCTCAGGGAGATCATACAG CAAGGACCAAGCTGGCTTGAGCTCTCAGAGATGACCGATGAGCCAGACTATGACCTGGAGACCTTTGTGAACAAAGCAGAATCTGCCCTGGCGCAGCAGACCAAGCACTTCTCAGCCCTGCGAG aaGTCATCAAGTCCCTGCGCCTGGCCATGCAGCTGGAAGAGCAGGctagcaaacaaataaacagcaagAAATGGCACCAGTGA